Within the Pengzhenrongella sicca genome, the region CCGCCGTCGCGGCGCCGGTGAGCAGCAGCCAGAAGTTCTTGGTCCGCTTGCCCGCGCTCGTGAAGGCCCCCGTCGGGCGGGTCATCGCGTCGCCGAGCGCCCAGACCGCGAGCACGAACACGACGAAGAAGAGCGCGAAGTAGATCAGCTGCTGCGCGTAGAGGATCACGACGTCGAGCGTACGAGACGGCGGGCGTTCTGTCAGACCCCTCGTCGCCGGGCCAGGTCCGGCGCGGGTCGGGGCGGGGTCAGGGCCACGTCAGGGCAGGACGCGCAGCCCCTCGGCGCGCGCCGCGTCGGAGAACGGGGCGTCCCAGCTGAGCACCGACAGGTCGGGGCTCTCCAGCACCAGCGCGCTCGCCAGGTGCACGGCGTCGGTCACGCGCAGCGGGTGCAGCTCGGCGAGCTCCGCCGCGCGCGCGATGAGCTGGTCGCCGAGCTCGACGGTCCACAGGCCGAGCCAGAGCCGGGCCCAGCGGGCCTTGGCGCGATCGTGCGCCGGGTCGTCGATCTTGCCGATGCGCGAGCCGCCCGCGAGGACCGCGCGCACCTCGAGGTCGGCCAGGCGCGAGGTCACGACGGTGTCGGCGCCGTCCCACAACGCCGCGGCGATGCGCGAGCCGGCCGCGGGCGTGCACAGGCGGACCAGCGCGCCGGGGTGGAAGTAGACCAGGGCCACAGCGGCCGGCTCAGCGCCGCAGGCGGCGGGCGAGCCCGGACAGCGCCTGCGCGGGGCGGTTGCGGTCGTGCACCTCGGCGGCGGGCCGGTCCGCCGGCGGCGCCACGAGCAGGCCCTCGCGCTGCAGCCGCGTCAGCAGGTCCGTCGAGGCGATCCCCGACAGGCGCGCGACCGGTACGCCGCGGTCGGTGATCACGACGTCCTCACCCGAGCGGGCCAGGTCGATCCATTGCTTGAGCTCTGCGCGCAGGGCGCTGACCGAGACCTCCATGCCAGCGAAGGTACCGGACGGCCCCGTCCGCGCGGGAACCGGCCCCGCCGTCGGCGCCGCCGCGGTGAGGTCGTCCATTCGCGGTGAGGTCGTCCTTTCGCGGTGAGTTCGTCCTGAGGAAGGGACTACTTCACCGCGGATGGACTACTTCACGGCCGACAACCTGCCGCGCTCACAGCGGGGGCAGCCGGTCGCGCGCGACCTGCGGCTCGACGCCGGCGACCTCGAGCAGGTCCACGACCAGCGAGCGCAGCAGCAGCACCTGGCTCTGGGCCTGCCAGTCGCGCGGCGCGAGGGTGAACGGGTCCATCCGGTCGGCGATGGCGAGCAGGTCGGACCGGGCCCGGTCGAGCGGGCGATCCGTCCCGAACGCCACCGCGATCTCGATGCACGCGTCGGCGAGGTCGCCCACGGCCGCCGCCAGGCCGGTCAGGTCGCGATCCGCGCCGAGGATGCCGATGGCGCGCCGGGCGAGCACGCGCGCGTTCCGCATCGCGTGATCGGCCTTCGCGGCCGCGTCCTGCAGCGCCGTCAGCTCGTCGCTGTAGCGGACCCAGCCGGGCGACACGCGCGCGATCTCGCGCGAGCTCTTCGCGCCGGCCCGCCAGTCCTCGAAGGCCGGCTCGGCCGCGCGCCCGCGCACGAGGGACTCCTCCGCGCCGGCCGGGTCGTCCTGGCGCAGCCCGCGCGCGAGGGTGCGCAGCATTCCGCTGAGCTCGTGCATCGCGTTGCGGGCCTGCTGCCGGGGCCGACGGCGCGGGTCGGTCGAGCCGAGCGTCGCCACGAGCAGGGCGACGCCGCCGCCGACGAGCGCGTCGGTCCACCGCCCGATCGGCCCGCCGGTCGCCTGGATGGTGGGGAGCCCGACGATGACGATCGCCTGCACGCCCGCCTGCGTGGTCAGCAGCGCGCCGCGGTCGATGAACCGCCCGACCAGCGCCGAGACGGCGAGCACGACCGAGATCTGCCACCAGCCCGAGCCGATCAGGTGCACGAGGAGGTCGCCGAAGGCCACCCCGACGGCGACACCGATGGACAGCTCGGCGACGCGCCGCACCGGGCGGTCGGCGCTGAAGCCGAGCGCGACCCAGGCCGAGACCGGGGCGAAGAACGGGAACTCGTGCCCGAGGCCGTACTTCGCGATCGCAAACGAGAGCCCGGCCGCAGCGCTGGCGCCGAGCACGGGCACGAGCGAGCCGCGCACGCGCGCCCACCCCTGGCGGGCACGGGCGCGCAGGACGAGCCCGGCCCGGCCGGGCGCCGACCGGTGGTCCTGGCCGGCGCCGTCGTGCGCGGCCGCGGTCACAGGCTGGGGTGGTGCCCGAGCCCCCGCGCCACCGGGCCACGGGGCGTCGGGCGGTCCACCGAGACGCCCTCCCCCGGCACGATGACCTCCTGCCCGGCCGCGACGGCGCCGCCCTCGCAGTCCACCTGCAGGTCGACGTCGTCGGGGGTGCTGCGCTTGACGACCGCGAGCGCGATCGGGCCGAGCTCGTGGTGGCGCGCCACCGAGGTCACGGCGCCGACGACGCGCTCGCCCGAGCGGACCGAGGCCCCGCCCTGCGGCAGGAGGTGGCCCGAGCCGTCGAGGTGCAGCATGACCAGCCGCCGCGGCGGCCGACCCATGTTGTGCACGCGCGCGACGGTCTCCTGGCCTCGGTAGCAACCCTTCTCGAGGTGCACCGCCGTGCGCAGCCAGTCGAGCTCGTGCGGGATCGTGCGGTCGTCGACCTCGCGGGCCAGGCGCGGCCGCCAGGCCTCGATGCGCGCGGCCTCGCTCGCCCACGTGCCGGCGAGCCGCCAGCCGGCGGCCTCGCGGTCGGCGACCGCCGCGACCAGGCCAGCGCGCGGCACGAGCACGAGCCGCCACGGGCGCTCGAGACCCGGGTGCGCGTCGTCGGCCGGGCCGTAGCGCGTGCCGCCCGGCGCCGTCCGCGGCCAGGGGTCCCGCCACGTCACCGGCTCGCCGGGGCCACCCTCGGCGCCGACGGGCTCGCCGAGCACCGCCCAGTCCGCGGTCGCGTCCGTGATCTCGACCCGGAGCATGAACTTCATCCGGTCGAGCCACGCGGTCAGCGTCGGCGCGTGGGCAGCCTCGGTGATCAGCCAGGTCGCCGCGCCGTCGTCCACGACGCCCGCCGCGTGCTCGACGTGGCCCTGGGGGCTCAGCACGAGCAGCTCCGTCGAGGTGCCGGGCGCCAGGTCGAGCAGCAGCTGGGACGTGATCGAGTTCAGCCAGGTGAGGCGATCGGGCCCGGCGACCCGCACGACGCCGTAGTGGGACAGGTCGACGACGGCGCCGCCCGCGCGCAGCGCGCGCTGCTCGGCCGTCGGGTCGCCGTAGTGGAAGGCCACGCCCGCGTCGGGGCCGGAGCCGCCGACCGCGCCGTGCCGCGCGAGCAGGGGGCTGGCGTAGGTGGGCATGTCAGGCCTCCACCCGGACCAGGCGGGCCGACGCGTAGCTCTGCAGCGGCTGCCCGAAGGCGGCGAGGTCCCACGCCCACATCAGGTCTCCCTGGACGAGCCCGTACAGCCGGGTGCCCGCGCCGACCTGCGCGGCGGTCGAGGTGCTCGCGATCAGGTCGCTCGCGAGGTCGATCCGCCCGTTGCCGACGGCGCCGAGGTACAGCGACAGGTGGCCGGCGGGGTCCGCGAGCAGCAGCTCGACCGGGTACCGGTCGTCCCCGAGCTCCGGCGGGCGCTCGGGTGCGATGCGCCAGAACCCGGACTCGGTCGCCCACACGGGCCCGTCCGCGCCAGGTGCGTCCTCGCCCTCTACCGCGACCGCCTCGCGCGCGGCCTCGTCGAGCAGCGCGGCGGGATCGTCCGGGACGACGACGAGGCGGATGGTGGAGGTGTAGCGCAGGTACGGGCCGCCGTCGTGGTCGAAGCGGACGTCCTGGACGAACGCCGCCTCCTCGATCCCGGGGTAGCTCACGACGCCCTCGCCGCGCCAGCGGCCGACGAGCCAGGCGAGCGGGTACGCCTCGGGGGCGAGTCCGTCAGGTAAGGCGAACGGCATGGTGGGTCCTCACGTGTGTCCGAGAGCTGCTGCGCCCGGCGGTCGGCCGGGTGCGTCTGGCGGCTGCGGTCAGCGCTGACCCTTGTAGAGCCGGAGCACGACGACCACGGCGATGCCGCCGATCGCGAGGCTTGCGAGCACCAGCAGTCCGACGAAGGTCATCTCGAGTGCGTCCATGTGCGCGATCCTATCGAGCACGAGTTCTACGCTGGCGCGATGAGCAGCCCCGAACGATCCAGTGTCCCCCCACGGACTCTTGTGGTGAAGACGACGTCCGGGCTCGACCGGCCCGAGGCGTGCAACCAGGCCTTCACGGTCGCCGCGGTCGCGGTCGCGGCCGGCGCACGCGTGAGCCTGTGGCTGACGGGCGAGGCCGCGTGGCTGGCGCTGCCGGGCCGCGCGGACGAGCTCGTGCTCGAGCATGCCGCGCCGCTGGGCGACCTGCTCGCCGCGGTGCTGGCCGAGGGGACGGTGACCGTGTGCACGCAGTGCGCGGCGCGGCGCGCGATCACGGCCGCCGACGTCGTCGCGGGGGTCCGGATCGCCGGCGCCGCCGTCTTCGTCGAGGAGGCGCTCGCCGACGGCGCCCAGGCGCTCGTGTACTAGGCCGCTCGAGCGTCTCGAACTAGGCCGCTCGAGCGTCTAGCCGGCGCGACCCCCGGGTGAGTCGCGTGCGGGCGCCGGCGCGGCCGGTTCGGGCGGCCGCGAGTGTGGCCGTTCTGCTCTGTTGCGCTCCCGTGTGGCCGTTCGGTCCCCACAGTGGCGGCGCACGGACCAGCAGATCGCCCACACGAGCCCGCCAGACAGCCGATCGCCCACACTGCGCGCCGCGGGCAGTGGCCGCGGGCAATCGCTGCGGGCACTGGTCGCACGCAGTGGACGCCGGCAGTGCTAGCCGACGAGGACCCGGCCGACGACGTACACGAGGATGCCGGTCACGAGCACCGGCAGGACGAGCGCGGCGACGGAGG harbors:
- a CDS encoding type II toxin-antitoxin system VapC family toxin; this translates as MALVYFHPGALVRLCTPAAGSRIAAALWDGADTVVTSRLADLEVRAVLAGGSRIGKIDDPAHDRAKARWARLWLGLWTVELGDQLIARAAELAELHPLRVTDAVHLASALVLESPDLSVLSWDAPFSDAARAEGLRVLP
- a CDS encoding type II toxin-antitoxin system Phd/YefM family antitoxin, yielding MDDLTAAAPTAGPVPARTGPSGTFAGMEVSVSALRAELKQWIDLARSGEDVVITDRGVPVARLSGIASTDLLTRLQREGLLVAPPADRPAAEVHDRNRPAQALSGLARRLRR
- a CDS encoding FUSC family protein: MTAAAHDGAGQDHRSAPGRAGLVLRARARQGWARVRGSLVPVLGASAAAGLSFAIAKYGLGHEFPFFAPVSAWVALGFSADRPVRRVAELSIGVAVGVAFGDLLVHLIGSGWWQISVVLAVSALVGRFIDRGALLTTQAGVQAIVIVGLPTIQATGGPIGRWTDALVGGGVALLVATLGSTDPRRRPRQQARNAMHELSGMLRTLARGLRQDDPAGAEESLVRGRAAEPAFEDWRAGAKSSREIARVSPGWVRYSDELTALQDAAAKADHAMRNARVLARRAIGILGADRDLTGLAAAVGDLADACIEIAVAFGTDRPLDRARSDLLAIADRMDPFTLAPRDWQAQSQVLLLRSLVVDLLEVAGVEPQVARDRLPPL
- the ygfZ gene encoding CAF17-like 4Fe-4S cluster assembly/insertion protein YgfZ, which translates into the protein MPTYASPLLARHGAVGGSGPDAGVAFHYGDPTAEQRALRAGGAVVDLSHYGVVRVAGPDRLTWLNSITSQLLLDLAPGTSTELLVLSPQGHVEHAAGVVDDGAATWLITEAAHAPTLTAWLDRMKFMLRVEITDATADWAVLGEPVGAEGGPGEPVTWRDPWPRTAPGGTRYGPADDAHPGLERPWRLVLVPRAGLVAAVADREAAGWRLAGTWASEAARIEAWRPRLAREVDDRTIPHELDWLRTAVHLEKGCYRGQETVARVHNMGRPPRRLVMLHLDGSGHLLPQGGASVRSGERVVGAVTSVARHHELGPIALAVVKRSTPDDVDLQVDCEGGAVAAGQEVIVPGEGVSVDRPTPRGPVARGLGHHPSL
- a CDS encoding FABP family protein, with protein sequence MPFALPDGLAPEAYPLAWLVGRWRGEGVVSYPGIEEAAFVQDVRFDHDGGPYLRYTSTIRLVVVPDDPAALLDEAAREAVAVEGEDAPGADGPVWATESGFWRIAPERPPELGDDRYPVELLLADPAGHLSLYLGAVGNGRIDLASDLIASTSTAAQVGAGTRLYGLVQGDLMWAWDLAAFGQPLQSYASARLVRVEA
- a CDS encoding DsrE family protein — translated: MSSPERSSVPPRTLVVKTTSGLDRPEACNQAFTVAAVAVAAGARVSLWLTGEAAWLALPGRADELVLEHAAPLGDLLAAVLAEGTVTVCTQCAARRAITAADVVAGVRIAGAAVFVEEALADGAQALVY